The sequence TCATTTTGCTTTGAAACCGTATTTTCCCATCCTTCCAAACTTGAATTTATTAAACTGGCAAAAAATAAAAATTATGATGTTGTTCTGGTGTATATTCACCTGATTGATCCAGGTTTGAATGAAGCCCGGGTTCATCAAAGGACCATGGAAGGCGGCCATAACGTGCCCGCCGAAAAAATTCACTCCAGAATCCCGCGAACCATGATGAACATCCGGACGGCCTTGGGGTTCGTAGACCAGGCATGGATTCTTGACAACTCATCAGAAAATGACCGTTTCAGGCAGGTTGCCGTTATGAAAAACGGACGCTATGAATTCAAAGTTGAACCTCTGCCGGAATGGTTAAATGACATTTTACCGTTTTAGCCCGGACAACAGAAGTGGATAATATATTGATTTTATATTGCTTATATTCCAAGACCCAGTTATCCTGCGGGCTGCCGCATGGGGCTTATCCCGAGAACCATTGCCGGCAAAATCCGGTATGCTTACCAGGGGATTGAGGCGGTGAAAAATCAGAACCATTGACAGCAAACCTTAAGGTTTTCCGCAGACACCACACAAAAAGGCATTGTCCTTTACAGGGGACAAACCATTGTCGGGAAAAATGCGGCTATCCCCGTCGTCCCTTGGGGCGGTATAAGGGAAGGGGATGCCCCCGGATTCCCATGCAAAAGGTGTCGCGGTATCTTTTGTTTTTAATTTTACCCTTTTATCCTTTTTTCTTCATACGTCAACGTAGATTAAAACAGTTGACAATTTGTAAATTTGTAAATAAAAGTTGAGCTTTAGAACAATGTTTGAGAGTCCTAATGAGTATCAGTTGACCATCTGATGCAATAAGTTGAGGCAATTAATAAGCCATGAAAACAATCGAGTTTGAGCGAGAGCGACCTCAACCGACAAGCATACCCAATTTATCAAAAATTGTACTACTATCGCCTTCAGATGGACAGGGAGAGGAGAATACAATAACCTTTTCTTCAGGTCTTTGCCTGTCAACGATGGATTGCCAATTTAAAAGGCTCGCTTTAATTGAAGGTTGTTGCGATAGGCGGTTTATATGGTTTAGCTTCTGGCTAGAAGGTGGGATCGACTTCCTGAAGTGCAACGCGGGGCTATCTGGTAAGGTTTCTGCAGGTGATAGCAGTTTTTTCCTTTCTTTCCCGGAATCTTCCGAATATAGCGAACAACTAAAAGATAAAAGAGTGAAAATAGTCAACCTGTGGCTGGGAGGTGAATCCCTGGCAAGGCTGTCTTCAGGTGACGAAGATTGTTTTTATCCAGCACTCAAAAGTCTGGATTCAAAATCAGCGATCCGTATCGGGCATACGACAACACCTGCTATGAAGAGCGTATTACATCAAATCCTCCATTGTCCTTATAGCG is a genomic window of uncultured Desulfobacter sp. containing:
- a CDS encoding AraC family transcriptional regulator, producing the protein MKTIEFERERPQPTSIPNLSKIVLLSPSDGQGEENTITFSSGLCLSTMDCQFKRLALIEGCCDRRFIWFSFWLEGGIDFLKCNAGLSGKVSAGDSSFFLSFPESSEYSEQLKDKRVKIVNLWLGGESLARLSSGDEDCFYPALKSLDSKSAIRIGHTTTPAMKSVLHQILHCPYSGMTGQIFLEGKAMELLALKLEQINSRTICNQPSTKSADTERIYHAAELLVLDPVNPPDLTEIAGKIGMSRSKFYRYFKMVFGHSPMDHLRSHRLQTARQLLRQREYSVSEVAFAVGFNNLSYFSKAFFAQFGVLPHQAL
- a CDS encoding zeta toxin family protein; translated protein: MPEKKQLWLLAGANGAGKSTFYKHYLSGYGIKFVNADLIAAEIDPDNPEKVSYEAANAAARIRETMLDQGASFCFETVFSHPSKLEFIKLAKNKNYDVVLVYIHLIDPGLNEARVHQRTMEGGHNVPAEKIHSRIPRTMMNIRTALGFVDQAWILDNSSENDRFRQVAVMKNGRYEFKVEPLPEWLNDILPF